Proteins found in one Maridesulfovibrio sp. genomic segment:
- a CDS encoding transposase, which produces MQRISTNHVLQASEQQIPSRIDSFFQHFGIGTLAHSCGITKTKGVSQTILFSCIFSFPFFSLNLYRCFATQQNKDFAKDAAYDFFRSSRFSWRRFLLRLAAKVCAVFQELTSDDLELVFMIDDSIVHRPRAKKIELLACVFDYSESKFLKCFRLLSLCWSDGNSLAPLDFVLLSSHNEKKRILGVTKQVDSRTCGAKRCQEAIRKSTTLIGPMLRRALFAGIRAKYLLMDRWFDMPSIIADTSEFLPVICMVKRTSKILYRFGEERLTVDGIFRTIKQHLDLEKGCQARYFDALIAHTTIVMMRYLFLALEQRRNDDPRIPGLLLHTCCEEMRDLDYLESLQLILILASVNLLKNKPVAEKLSQVMMAEILKQEFYIYGLNR; this is translated from the coding sequence ATGCAACGTATCTCTACCAACCACGTCCTGCAAGCCTCTGAACAACAAATTCCAAGTCGAATTGACTCTTTTTTTCAGCATTTCGGGATTGGAACCCTTGCCCATAGCTGCGGAATCACGAAAACAAAGGGAGTATCCCAAACCATTCTGTTTTCCTGCATTTTTTCTTTTCCGTTTTTCAGCCTCAATCTTTACCGATGCTTTGCAACCCAGCAGAACAAGGATTTTGCTAAAGACGCAGCCTACGATTTCTTCCGTTCAAGCCGTTTCAGTTGGCGGCGTTTCTTGCTCCGTCTGGCAGCCAAAGTCTGCGCTGTATTTCAAGAACTGACCTCGGACGACCTAGAATTGGTGTTTATGATCGATGACTCCATCGTGCATCGTCCCCGTGCAAAAAAAATCGAGTTGCTGGCCTGTGTTTTTGATTACTCGGAAAGCAAATTTCTTAAATGTTTCCGGTTGTTGAGCTTATGTTGGTCTGACGGCAACAGCCTTGCTCCCCTAGATTTTGTCCTGTTGTCTTCTCACAATGAGAAGAAGCGAATTCTAGGTGTCACCAAGCAGGTTGATAGCCGAACCTGCGGAGCCAAGCGTTGCCAAGAAGCTATACGCAAATCCACAACTTTAATCGGCCCTATGCTGCGTCGAGCTTTATTTGCCGGAATTCGGGCCAAATATTTGCTCATGGACCGTTGGTTCGACATGCCTTCAATCATCGCTGATACAAGCGAATTTTTGCCTGTTATCTGCATGGTTAAACGCACCTCCAAAATACTTTACAGGTTTGGAGAGGAACGTTTGACCGTTGATGGAATCTTCCGCACAATCAAACAGCATCTGGATTTGGAAAAAGGCTGTCAGGCCAGATATTTCGATGCGCTTATCGCGCACACCACCATTGTTATGATGCGGTATCTCTTCCTCGCTTTGGAACAAAGGCGAAATGACGATCCACGCATTCCCGGTCTGCTTTTACACACCTGCTGCGAAGAAATGCGCGACTTGGATTACTTGGAGTCCCTTCAACTAATCCTGATTTTAGCTTCGGTAAATTTACTGAAAAACAAGCCTGTTGCAGAGAAGTTGAGCCAAGTTATGATGGCTGAAATCCTCAAGCAAGAATTTTATATTTACGGCTTAAACAGGTAG
- a CDS encoding peroxide stress protein YaaA: protein MKTIILIPPSEGKADGGHNKPLKSVSGIAADLIEAIKEADPIKLYGLKKTALEKAITVNKEVLISKTMPAIERYTGVVYDAIDYQTLKNKSDFDKKVLIVSGLFGLVSPSDLIPNYRLKIDKLKAAKLWVNSNSEQLKNKFVIDLLPQAHKKAVKYDHGIEVEFVLKKAGKKMPAGHQGKHIKGRFVRWLIENNITDPKHFKDFMEEGYKWTGEYFLKEI, encoded by the coding sequence ATGAAAACTATTATCTTAATTCCACCATCTGAGGGTAAAGCTGACGGCGGACACAATAAACCTCTAAAGTCTGTATCAGGTATTGCTGCCGACTTAATTGAAGCGATTAAAGAAGCTGATCCCATAAAGCTATATGGACTTAAGAAAACGGCTCTCGAGAAAGCTATTACTGTAAATAAGGAAGTCTTAATTTCAAAAACAATGCCTGCTATTGAACGGTATACAGGCGTAGTTTATGACGCAATTGATTATCAAACTTTGAAAAATAAATCTGACTTCGATAAAAAAGTGTTAATTGTTTCAGGTCTATTTGGCCTTGTAAGCCCGTCTGATTTGATTCCTAATTATCGTTTAAAAATTGATAAATTAAAAGCTGCCAAGTTATGGGTGAATTCCAATTCAGAGCAATTGAAAAACAAATTTGTTATTGATTTATTACCGCAAGCACACAAGAAAGCTGTAAAATATGATCATGGAATTGAGGTTGAATTTGTTCTAAAAAAAGCAGGTAAGAAGATGCCGGCAGGTCACCAGGGAAAGCACATTAAAGGTCGCTTTGTCAGGTGGCTTATTGAAAATAATATCACTGACCCAAAACATTTTAAAGACTTTATGGAAGAAGGCTATAAGTGGACTGGTGAATATTTTTTAAAGGAAATTTAA
- a CDS encoding HD domain-containing protein, producing the protein MNFISQDTYMKAWNFAAQKHLGQCVPGTEKPYILHVGAVAMEVMSALAVSPSDMDCDLAVCCALLHDTIEDTETTYEKLEELFGKGVADGVTGLTKDKSLPDKKAQMSDSLERLKKLPHEAQLVKLADRVVNLQPPPSYWTKEKCAKYREEAKLIHEQLKDSNKMLADRLASKILNYKKYC; encoded by the coding sequence TTGAATTTCATCTCGCAAGACACATATATGAAAGCTTGGAACTTTGCAGCGCAAAAGCACCTTGGGCAATGTGTACCCGGAACAGAAAAACCATACATCTTGCATGTCGGTGCTGTTGCCATGGAAGTAATGTCTGCATTGGCTGTCAGCCCGTCAGACATGGATTGCGATCTGGCGGTCTGTTGCGCTTTGCTTCACGACACCATTGAAGATACAGAGACAACCTATGAAAAATTAGAAGAGCTGTTCGGAAAGGGGGTTGCAGATGGGGTAACAGGATTAACCAAAGACAAATCCCTCCCTGACAAGAAAGCCCAAATGTCCGACAGCCTCGAACGCTTGAAGAAACTCCCCCATGAAGCACAACTGGTCAAACTTGCAGACCGGGTTGTAAATCTTCAGCCGCCGCCATCCTACTGGACAAAGGAAAAATGCGCCAAATACCGTGAAGAAGCAAAATTGATCCATGAACAATTGAAAGATTCCAACAAAATGTTGGCTGATCGTTTAGCGTCAAAAATTCTTAATTATAAAAAGTACTGCTAG
- a CDS encoding FliG C-terminal domain-containing protein — translation MAEQGSELIEKYGADLLLFTDSRILNGIIWNYPAYSDEEWALILKSVSTAARTRVLDHLPQARRESVSALSKSIPLPSHEQLAVLIADFLRCYSFSSCLFPDKDFDDFEHFDSPPLKPKFLWIEESYSSFTADPEDTIVRWLMITNAWREHGGIVFDSLLEADIDIYTREILMRAMQTPNSKKFEVRDLRESLLGEVRNTLEGMSELFLGICKGDRPDKFIALLADKFNLKQSEVHPGPIMHESIVEGPQNTESVNSMLGLMDKALNDGILSVDIDVPKITSSFFRDGLTHVTDGFEPETLELWAKGRINLILQYVGWSFDIVETGCRCILGSFSPHMTRVALQAHVFEKLPMTRETGLLPQEGNNENKTEYSAIQGDDGSKFFVDQGDDPATLFGWFVFKLSLDEVKSGNPHDFDQLSVVAELASMIPPKRWVGMDYVLSQQQRIDAFHLGLEFIVQSNEEEIGISLLNLVQNLQPDFDALSDNYTQYRGMYQELAGLKYWDALLLERIEFAQLLGRLRAEEIASFASSSWGFFAANVGMPVGEQRGAGCSWQQASSSLLAGLADMIISNYDFKVSACEQRDKKSPAVRLIDTLVKKYADTFVYGSAPVHKSLSEKVVAGLYVMDALERVSVFSRLHENIILHVLLELEPYTDDFDLICSLLPHLNQEKRESLQTVIIDSDCKIAVTLTRVLSFGFDQMIELSDYQIRELLKYVSNVDLCLALADASEELIELFMSNMSERAGDMIREDMEMQGCSLNQEQVFKAKYNLVKVVLEYGLLSSEQDCGQDSNESIVQRIVAVASDFDDDDLFSDPDDIFSEN, via the coding sequence ATGGCAGAACAAGGTAGTGAACTCATAGAAAAATATGGAGCAGATTTGCTGCTTTTTACCGACAGCAGGATATTGAATGGTATTATCTGGAATTATCCCGCTTATTCGGATGAAGAGTGGGCGTTAATTTTAAAGTCCGTTTCAACAGCTGCGCGTACACGGGTTCTGGATCATCTGCCGCAGGCCAGAAGAGAGAGCGTCTCTGCTCTGAGTAAGTCAATACCTCTACCTTCACATGAGCAGTTGGCCGTTCTGATTGCCGATTTTTTAAGGTGCTATAGTTTTAGTTCTTGTCTTTTTCCCGATAAGGACTTTGATGATTTTGAGCATTTTGATAGTCCGCCGCTGAAGCCCAAATTCCTTTGGATTGAAGAATCGTACAGCTCGTTTACTGCCGACCCTGAAGACACCATAGTTCGCTGGCTGATGATAACAAATGCCTGGCGTGAGCACGGGGGGATTGTTTTTGATTCACTCCTTGAAGCTGACATAGATATTTATACACGGGAAATACTCATGAGAGCCATGCAGACCCCAAACAGTAAAAAGTTTGAGGTCCGGGATTTGCGTGAATCCCTGCTTGGTGAAGTTAGAAATACTCTTGAAGGAATGTCGGAACTGTTCCTTGGAATATGTAAAGGTGATAGGCCGGATAAGTTTATTGCGCTACTTGCGGATAAATTTAATCTGAAGCAGTCGGAGGTGCATCCGGGGCCAATCATGCATGAAAGCATAGTGGAAGGCCCGCAAAATACAGAGTCCGTTAATTCCATGCTCGGATTGATGGATAAAGCTTTGAATGATGGAATTCTTTCCGTTGATATTGATGTTCCTAAGATCACTTCTTCTTTTTTCCGCGATGGACTTACCCATGTGACTGACGGTTTTGAACCGGAAACACTTGAGCTTTGGGCTAAGGGGCGTATCAACCTTATTTTGCAGTATGTGGGTTGGTCTTTTGACATTGTGGAAACCGGATGCCGTTGTATTTTAGGCTCGTTTTCTCCTCATATGACCAGAGTGGCGCTTCAGGCTCATGTTTTTGAGAAATTGCCCATGACCAGAGAAACAGGCCTGCTTCCACAAGAGGGAAACAATGAAAATAAGACTGAATATTCCGCAATACAAGGAGATGATGGTTCCAAGTTCTTTGTGGATCAAGGCGATGATCCTGCCACCCTCTTCGGCTGGTTTGTTTTTAAATTATCTCTGGACGAAGTGAAGTCAGGCAATCCACATGATTTTGATCAACTTTCCGTTGTTGCTGAATTGGCGTCGATGATCCCTCCTAAGCGTTGGGTTGGGATGGATTACGTGCTTTCACAGCAGCAACGCATTGATGCTTTTCACTTAGGACTTGAATTCATAGTTCAGAGTAATGAAGAGGAAATAGGCATAAGTCTTTTGAATCTGGTCCAGAATCTTCAGCCTGATTTTGACGCACTCTCTGACAATTACACCCAATACAGGGGCATGTATCAGGAATTGGCCGGACTGAAATATTGGGACGCCTTACTTTTGGAGCGAATTGAATTTGCACAACTTCTTGGTCGGCTCAGGGCAGAAGAAATTGCATCTTTTGCTTCATCTTCATGGGGCTTTTTTGCAGCAAATGTAGGAATGCCTGTGGGGGAACAGAGGGGGGCAGGCTGTTCATGGCAGCAGGCAAGTTCAAGTCTTCTTGCAGGTCTTGCAGACATGATTATCTCGAATTATGATTTTAAGGTGTCAGCATGCGAGCAAAGAGACAAAAAGAGCCCTGCTGTTAGGCTTATTGATACTCTGGTCAAAAAATATGCGGATACTTTTGTCTATGGTTCCGCTCCTGTGCATAAGAGCCTCTCCGAGAAGGTAGTTGCGGGATTGTACGTGATGGATGCGCTGGAGAGGGTCTCGGTGTTCAGCAGGCTTCATGAGAATATAATCCTTCATGTCCTGCTGGAGCTTGAGCCGTATACAGATGATTTTGACCTGATCTGTTCTCTGCTTCCACATTTGAATCAGGAGAAGCGCGAGTCGCTTCAAACTGTTATTATTGATTCCGATTGTAAAATAGCTGTGACTTTAACCAGAGTTTTAAGTTTCGGTTTTGATCAGATGATTGAATTGTCGGATTACCAGATTCGTGAACTGCTGAAATATGTTTCCAATGTTGATTTATGTTTGGCCCTTGCGGATGCTTCCGAGGAGTTGATAGAACTTTTTATGTCCAACATGTCGGAAAGGGCAGGGGATATGATCAGGGAAGATATGGAAATGCAGGGTTGCAGCCTTAATCAGGAACAGGTGTTTAAGGCGAAGTATAATCTGGTAAAAGTTGTGCTGGAGTATGGTCTACTTTCATCGGAACAAGATTGCGGCCAGGATAGCAATGAGAGCATCGTGCAGCGGATTGTTGCTGTGGCCAGTGATTTTGATGATGACGACCTGTTCAGTGACCCGGACGACATCTTTAGCGAAAATTAG